In Pelagibaculum spongiae, one genomic interval encodes:
- a CDS encoding DNA ligase produces MLNRYLALLLLAVSILPLQSSAAEPQLMLAKHWDKSIDPTGWLISEKYDGIRAYWDGEKLLSRKGNPLKPPKWFIKSMPDFPIDGELWIGRNKFSQLASVVKKFKGNRSENWKKVLFMVFDAPKRKGDFNSRYFKLKQWFGGRKTDHIRLVKQTRCKSPEHLKRELAMVEKRGGEGLMIRQPESQHIAGRSGAILKVKSWHDSEGTVIGYVKGRGQFRGMMGALKIKMPDGKTFSLGSGFSRFQRQQPPKIGSTVTYRYRGFHASGLPRFTSFVRVRQDI; encoded by the coding sequence ATGTTGAATCGTTACCTAGCTTTGCTGTTACTCGCCGTCAGTATTCTGCCACTTCAGAGCAGCGCTGCTGAGCCACAACTTATGCTGGCTAAACATTGGGATAAATCGATTGACCCTACCGGTTGGTTGATTAGTGAAAAGTACGACGGTATTCGTGCTTATTGGGATGGTGAAAAATTATTGTCCCGTAAAGGCAACCCACTTAAACCACCCAAATGGTTTATTAAATCAATGCCAGACTTTCCTATCGATGGTGAGCTGTGGATTGGCCGCAATAAATTTTCCCAACTAGCTTCGGTAGTTAAAAAATTCAAAGGCAATCGAAGCGAAAATTGGAAAAAAGTGCTTTTTATGGTGTTCGATGCACCAAAAAGAAAAGGCGATTTCAATTCTCGTTACTTTAAATTAAAGCAATGGTTTGGCGGTAGAAAAACTGACCATATTCGATTAGTCAAACAAACCCGTTGCAAAAGCCCTGAGCATTTGAAACGAGAATTGGCAATGGTTGAAAAGCGTGGCGGTGAAGGGTTAATGATTCGCCAACCGGAAAGCCAGCACATTGCCGGACGCTCAGGCGCCATTCTAAAAGTTAAAAGCTGGCACGATAGCGAAGGAACAGTGATTGGCTATGTAAAAGGCCGAGGTCAATTCCGCGGTATGATGGGGGCGCTAAAAATTAAAATGCCCGATGGAAAAACCTTTTCTTTAGGTAGCGGATTTAGTCGATTCCAGCGACAGCAGCCACCCAAAATTGGCAGCACTGTGACTTATCGCTACCGCGGCTTCCATGCATCTGGGTTGCCTCGCTTCACTAGTTTTGTACGAGTTCGACAAGACATTTAA
- a CDS encoding DUF445 domain-containing protein codes for MNKSILTNLIAALVMAAGYFLHQPILFSVGLFALSGAITNWLAVHMLFEKVPGLYGSGVIPARFEEFKIAIFKLMMEQFFTAENIDRFLSDKSGAATHIDLQPVIEKVDLSSSFDALLQTVEQSSFGSMLGMFGGTEALLPLREPFIEKMKVSLVDIAQSDDFAELVRNQLEQPDMISGTREKIEAIVSQRLDELTPQLVKEIVQQMIKQHLGWLVIWGGVFGGVIGLVAALVQI; via the coding sequence TTGAATAAAAGCATACTTACTAATTTAATTGCAGCACTTGTGATGGCTGCGGGTTATTTTTTGCATCAACCAATACTGTTTTCTGTTGGATTATTTGCCTTGTCAGGTGCGATCACCAATTGGCTGGCCGTTCACATGCTGTTTGAGAAGGTACCGGGGTTGTATGGTTCAGGTGTTATTCCTGCCAGATTTGAAGAATTCAAAATCGCTATTTTCAAATTAATGATGGAGCAATTTTTTACTGCAGAAAATATCGACCGTTTCTTATCTGATAAATCTGGTGCAGCCACCCATATTGACTTGCAACCCGTCATTGAAAAAGTCGATCTATCGTCATCATTTGATGCATTGCTGCAAACGGTTGAACAGTCTTCATTTGGTAGCATGCTGGGAATGTTTGGCGGTACTGAAGCTTTGTTACCATTACGCGAACCCTTTATTGAAAAAATGAAAGTGTCATTGGTTGATATTGCCCAGAGTGACGACTTTGCCGAGTTGGTTCGTAATCAATTAGAACAGCCCGATATGATTTCAGGTACCCGTGAAAAAATTGAAGCGATTGTTAGCCAGCGATTAGATGAATTAACACCGCAGCTGGTAAAAGAAATTGTTCAACAAATGATTAAACAGCACCTTGGCTGGCTGGTGATTTGGGGCGGCGTATTCGGCGGTGTGATTGGATTAGTCGCAGCGCTGGTTCAGATTTAA
- the dtd gene encoding D-aminoacyl-tRNA deacylase, with protein sequence MQGLLQRVNHASVKVDGEIVGQCGKGLMVLIGVDKGDTEAQAKRLAERLLSYRVFTDDQGKMNLSTADIKGELLLVSQFTLAADTKKGNRPSFSSAAHPDDALQLFNLCVETIKNSGLKVATGQFGADMKVSLENDGPVTFLLTT encoded by the coding sequence TTGCAAGGACTACTACAGCGAGTGAATCACGCCTCGGTAAAAGTTGACGGTGAGATTGTTGGCCAATGCGGCAAAGGTTTAATGGTATTGATTGGTGTCGACAAGGGTGACACCGAAGCGCAAGCCAAGCGATTGGCTGAACGCTTGCTCAGCTATCGGGTATTTACCGATGACCAAGGCAAGATGAATTTGTCGACTGCTGATATTAAAGGTGAGCTGTTATTGGTCTCTCAATTCACTTTGGCAGCAGATACTAAAAAAGGAAACCGCCCTAGTTTTTCCTCGGCGGCACATCCTGATGACGCTTTGCAATTATTCAATCTATGCGTTGAGACGATTAAAAACAGTGGACTAAAAGTCGCAACCGGTCAGTTCGGTGCTGATATGAAAGTCAGCTTAGAAAATGACGGCCCGGTGACATTCTTACTCACCACCTAG
- a CDS encoding transporter substrate-binding domain-containing protein, with protein MKKLLIAFLAIFSLNGPAFAGTLDDILDRGTIRVGFDAGYQPFEMVNKKGEYIGFDIDFAKQLAKAMGVKVEFVNTAWDGIIPALLTKKFDIIMGGMTVTSQRNLRVNFADPYIIIGQTIVMRKELAGTIKKPRDLNKPQYKLAVKLGTTGHEAAKRYFPKAQIFEFETQDDAKLEVLNGKVDAFVYDLPYNSIFASQNEGRVAFIAEPFTYEPLAWAVKKNDADFLNWLNNFQRQVRGDGTYDRMYKKWFESDRWLTTLK; from the coding sequence ATGAAAAAGTTACTGATCGCCTTTTTGGCAATCTTCAGCCTGAATGGCCCTGCCTTTGCCGGCACTCTAGATGACATCCTAGATCGCGGCACGATTCGCGTCGGTTTCGATGCAGGCTACCAGCCATTCGAAATGGTAAATAAGAAAGGGGAATACATCGGCTTTGACATCGATTTTGCCAAGCAATTGGCTAAAGCGATGGGCGTTAAAGTTGAATTTGTTAACACTGCATGGGACGGCATTATCCCAGCACTGTTAACCAAAAAATTCGACATCATCATGGGCGGCATGACGGTAACTTCGCAGCGCAACCTGCGAGTGAATTTTGCTGACCCTTACATCATCATCGGCCAAACGATTGTGATGCGTAAAGAGCTAGCGGGTACCATCAAAAAGCCCCGTGATTTAAACAAGCCGCAGTACAAACTGGCAGTTAAGTTAGGTACTACCGGCCATGAAGCAGCTAAGCGTTATTTCCCAAAAGCACAAATCTTTGAATTTGAAACTCAAGATGATGCCAAGTTGGAAGTATTAAACGGCAAGGTAGACGCATTTGTTTATGACCTGCCATACAACTCTATCTTCGCTTCTCAAAATGAAGGCCGCGTTGCATTCATCGCAGAACCCTTCACTTATGAGCCACTGGCTTGGGCAGTTAAGAAAAACGATGCGGACTTCCTCAACTGGTTGAATAACTTCCAGCGCCAGGTTCGTGGTGATGGTACTTATGATCGAATGTATAAAAAATGGTTTGAATCTGATCGTTGGTTAACCACGCTGAAGTAA
- a CDS encoding amino acid ABC transporter permease, producing the protein MFKSNTPRVRQMERQPNNWLWHGIFVAVVIASCYGFFKSAQSIDYTWRWERLPQYILYNANQDLNAEFDGNIVEQNGQLVLQSEIDPDQIQPIENVEVISVDNGDLIFEGDALGYTQSWQAGPILQGVGVTLELSLYAGVLAIVIGTLTGLAKISPNPALRDFAGLYIEIIRGTPLLVQIFIVYFFIGTVLDLERFTAGVIALSVFTGAYVAEIVRSGIEAINKGQMEAGRSLGLTYGQTMKDIILPQAFKQVLPPLAGQFINLIKDSSLVSVISITDLTKAGREVVSSTFSPFEVWICVAIMYFLLTSCLSFVVRRLEKKYAVSR; encoded by the coding sequence GTGTTTAAATCAAATACCCCGCGTGTCCGGCAAATGGAACGTCAGCCAAACAACTGGCTTTGGCACGGTATTTTTGTCGCTGTTGTTATTGCCTCATGTTATGGCTTTTTTAAATCAGCCCAGTCTATTGATTACACCTGGCGCTGGGAGCGACTACCTCAATATATTCTTTATAATGCTAACCAGGATTTAAACGCCGAGTTCGATGGCAATATTGTTGAACAAAACGGCCAATTGGTTTTACAAAGTGAAATCGATCCTGACCAAATTCAGCCCATCGAAAACGTTGAAGTCATTTCGGTCGATAATGGTGATTTGATTTTCGAAGGCGATGCTTTGGGCTATACCCAGAGCTGGCAAGCCGGGCCAATATTGCAGGGTGTCGGCGTGACACTAGAATTGTCGCTATACGCAGGTGTGCTGGCAATTGTTATTGGCACCTTAACCGGCCTAGCAAAAATTTCACCTAACCCGGCGCTACGTGATTTTGCCGGGCTTTACATCGAAATTATTCGTGGCACGCCGCTTCTGGTTCAGATTTTTATTGTCTACTTCTTTATTGGCACAGTATTAGATTTAGAACGATTTACTGCAGGTGTCATCGCACTATCAGTATTTACCGGCGCCTATGTGGCAGAGATCGTTCGCTCAGGCATTGAAGCAATTAACAAAGGGCAAATGGAAGCAGGCAGAAGCCTTGGCTTAACCTATGGCCAAACCATGAAAGACATTATCTTGCCGCAGGCATTTAAACAGGTGTTGCCACCATTGGCTGGCCAGTTTATTAACCTGATTAAGGACTCTTCACTGGTTTCAGTTATCTCAATTACTGACTTAACCAAAGCCGGTCGAGAAGTGGTGAGTTCAACTTTCAGCCCATTTGAAGTCTGGATCTGTGTAGCAATTATGTATTTCTTGCTCACCAGTTGCTTGTCTTTTGTTGTTCGCAGACTGGAGAAGAAATATGCCGTCTCAAGATAA
- a CDS encoding amino acid ABC transporter ATP-binding protein, which translates to MPSQDNQTPQPIISATGVEKIYPGGVHALKNVSAEIIEGEVVVIVGPSGSGKSTFLRTLNQLETINEGEIIVDGISLTTPGDVNKLREEIGMVFQSFNLFAHLTVLDNISLAPMRVRKLSKADANARAKELLEKVGLSDKADSFPSQLSGGQQQRVAIARALAMQPRIMLFDEPTSALDPEMVGEVLDVMKSLAHHGMTMVVVTHEMGFAREVADRVLFMESGELVVEDTPEAFFGQPKSERLKKFLSQVL; encoded by the coding sequence ATGCCGTCTCAAGATAATCAAACGCCACAGCCAATTATTAGTGCAACTGGCGTAGAAAAAATTTATCCCGGCGGGGTTCATGCACTGAAAAATGTCAGTGCAGAAATTATTGAAGGCGAAGTAGTCGTCATTGTTGGGCCAAGCGGCTCAGGAAAATCAACCTTTCTTCGTACACTCAATCAGCTAGAAACCATCAACGAAGGCGAAATTATTGTTGATGGCATTTCACTCACCACACCCGGTGATGTGAATAAATTGCGCGAAGAAATTGGCATGGTATTCCAGTCGTTTAACTTATTCGCTCATTTAACGGTGCTAGATAACATCAGCCTGGCACCGATGCGGGTTAGAAAATTATCCAAAGCCGATGCTAATGCGCGCGCTAAAGAACTGTTAGAAAAAGTCGGTCTATCCGATAAAGCCGACAGCTTTCCTTCGCAGTTATCCGGTGGTCAGCAACAGCGAGTCGCGATTGCCCGAGCCTTGGCCATGCAGCCACGCATTATGTTATTCGATGAGCCAACCTCAGCACTCGATCCAGAAATGGTCGGTGAAGTACTCGATGTCATGAAGTCATTAGCCCATCACGGCATGACCATGGTGGTGGTCACCCACGAAATGGGCTTTGCCCGTGAAGTCGCGGATAGAGTGCTATTTATGGAATCTGGCGAATTGGTAGTGGAAGACACGCCAGAAGCTTTCTTTGGCCAGCCTAAGTCTGAGCGGCTGAAGAAGTTTTTGAGTCAGGTTTTGTAA
- a CDS encoding DUF1294 domain-containing protein, with protein MRLKGKLSNWNDQKGYGFVEPLSGGQRVFVHIKAFANRHGKRPADGDLIVYQQVKESSGRYSAVDVQFSQILNQAASRAHLAKNRSNKTNWWGEVAIALLLTMVSYTIYTVQLPWQAGLFYLAASFITFVFYAIDKSAAQAGRWRTQESTLHTLALFGGWPGGYIAQKTLRHKSSKKEFQTVFWITVFLNFIVLLWLLSEQGNGLLRNIIYQITVVMN; from the coding sequence ATGCGATTAAAGGGAAAGCTATCTAACTGGAATGATCAAAAAGGCTATGGTTTTGTTGAGCCGTTATCGGGTGGTCAACGAGTGTTTGTACACATTAAGGCTTTCGCAAATCGCCATGGTAAGCGACCAGCAGACGGCGACTTGATTGTTTATCAGCAAGTAAAAGAGTCATCAGGTCGATATTCAGCAGTCGATGTTCAATTCTCTCAAATCCTCAATCAAGCCGCATCGCGAGCCCATTTAGCCAAAAACAGATCAAATAAAACCAACTGGTGGGGAGAGGTTGCGATTGCGCTTTTGCTGACCATGGTGAGCTATACGATTTATACCGTGCAACTACCTTGGCAGGCGGGACTATTTTATTTGGCTGCCAGTTTTATCACCTTTGTTTTTTATGCGATAGACAAATCAGCAGCGCAAGCCGGTCGTTGGCGAACCCAGGAAAGTACCTTACATACACTGGCTTTATTTGGCGGTTGGCCGGGTGGCTATATCGCGCAAAAAACATTGCGACATAAATCGAGTAAAAAAGAATTCCAAACCGTATTTTGGATAACTGTTTTTTTGAATTTTATTGTTTTGCTGTGGTTGTTGAGTGAGCAGGGGAATGGTTTGCTGCGAAATATTATTTATCAGATAACAGTAGTAATGAATTAA
- a CDS encoding sodium-dependent transporter, producing the protein MHNAQSDIASPSSSNEERQGFSSRIGFILAAAGSAIGLGNIWGFPTQAAQNGGGAFLLIYLIMVFILAYPMLVAELTIGRLSQKNPIAALRNLSDNPTAKNFASLSGILGVCALSLILSFYAIVAGWLVSFMLEPIFSLLGMNAIADWLTGFSTSRNLVMMLVIMLLTIRVVQDGVSAGIERWSKRLMPALLILLVLLSVYILCQPGAMEGLELYLIPNFSQINADLMVSAMGQAFFSLSLGVTGMMVYGSYLAKKENLPATAAMVAGLDTFVAILAGLLIIPAMFVAQKNGVTIYAEDGSLLSSDTLVFTVLPAMFNTMGSVGPFIAIGFFTLLTIAAITSTISMLESPVNMACEQFNQPRKKMSWLTGGVITLISTIIVFNFGSLFGLVITITTVYAQPALAMVFGLLLMWVLRRDRLLKELQQGNPEIESSLFWKIWPWYVKFICPVMILVVFFN; encoded by the coding sequence ATGCACAACGCTCAATCCGACATCGCCTCCCCCAGTTCTTCAAATGAAGAGAGGCAGGGATTCTCATCTCGTATAGGATTTATTCTTGCCGCTGCAGGCTCTGCAATTGGTCTTGGAAATATCTGGGGTTTCCCAACCCAGGCCGCCCAAAATGGCGGTGGCGCATTTCTACTGATTTATCTGATCATGGTATTTATTCTGGCTTACCCAATGTTGGTGGCGGAATTAACCATTGGCCGGTTGTCTCAGAAAAATCCAATCGCTGCATTACGCAATTTATCCGACAATCCCACTGCGAAAAATTTCGCCAGCCTAAGCGGTATTTTAGGCGTTTGTGCGCTGTCTTTAATTCTTAGTTTTTATGCGATTGTTGCCGGCTGGCTAGTCTCCTTTATGCTGGAACCAATTTTTAGCCTGCTTGGCATGAATGCAATTGCCGATTGGTTAACCGGGTTTTCAACCAGCCGTAACTTAGTAATGATGCTGGTAATTATGCTGCTGACCATTCGAGTGGTTCAGGATGGCGTGAGTGCCGGTATCGAGCGCTGGTCAAAACGATTAATGCCTGCGTTACTGATTTTGCTGGTTTTATTGTCGGTTTATATTTTATGTCAGCCAGGCGCAATGGAAGGTTTAGAGTTATATCTGATACCCAATTTTAGCCAGATCAACGCCGATTTAATGGTCAGCGCAATGGGCCAAGCATTCTTCTCGCTCTCATTGGGTGTCACCGGCATGATGGTGTATGGCAGCTACTTAGCGAAGAAAGAAAACTTGCCAGCGACTGCGGCAATGGTTGCCGGGCTAGATACCTTTGTTGCGATTTTAGCCGGCTTATTAATTATTCCTGCGATGTTTGTTGCTCAAAAAAATGGCGTGACGATTTATGCTGAAGATGGCTCGTTACTGTCGTCTGACACATTAGTATTCACCGTGCTACCGGCAATGTTTAATACCATGGGCTCAGTCGGACCTTTTATTGCGATTGGCTTTTTTACACTGCTGACAATAGCCGCAATTACTTCAACCATTTCGATGTTGGAATCACCGGTCAATATGGCTTGTGAGCAATTTAACCAGCCGCGCAAGAAAATGAGCTGGTTAACTGGCGGCGTTATTACCCTGATCTCAACCATTATTGTGTTTAACTTCGGCAGTTTGTTCGGCCTGGTTATCACGATTACCACGGTTTATGCCCAGCCAGCATTAGCAATGGTCTTTGGTTTGCTGTTGATGTGGGTGTTAAGGCGAGACCGTTTGCTGAAAGAACTTCAGCAAGGCAATCCAGAAATCGAAAGCAGCTTGTTCTGGAAGATCTGGCCTTGGTACGTCAAGTTCATCTGCCCAGTAATGATTCTGGTGGTGTTTTTTAACTAA
- a CDS encoding OsmC family protein: MAITINLEGLESSAGSLQIRQHRVLVDRPEEKGGTDRGPMGGEYLVAGLAGCFYSNLVAAAEARAIDLSNIRIQASGELDGMPAKFTSIKLTVNAQGCEHGLLEKLCQLAEKGCIVANTLKTALSIEIAVV; this comes from the coding sequence ATGGCAATTACCATCAATCTTGAAGGCCTTGAGTCTTCAGCGGGCAGCTTACAAATTCGTCAACACCGAGTATTAGTTGATCGACCGGAAGAAAAAGGCGGTACTGATCGCGGCCCTATGGGCGGTGAATATCTAGTAGCGGGTTTGGCGGGCTGTTTTTATAGCAACTTAGTTGCTGCCGCTGAAGCCAGAGCAATTGACTTGAGTAACATTCGGATCCAAGCCAGCGGTGAACTCGATGGTATGCCAGCCAAGTTTACTTCGATCAAGCTGACCGTTAATGCCCAAGGGTGTGAGCATGGTCTACTGGAAAAGCTATGCCAATTGGCAGAGAAGGGATGCATTGTTGCCAACACATTAAAAACGGCGCTCTCAATTGAGATCGCCGTTGTTTAA
- a CDS encoding DUF3301 domain-containing protein, which produces MSLLEVLVLFVVAGFVGFIWKSIAIKDHAVYLAKQVCNKENLQLLNATVSQQRCWIQRDQKSGRLMFGRLYEFEFSGDGQERRKGWMTMGGMALESIHLEPWKEGYIPPKAGGSPFS; this is translated from the coding sequence GTGTCACTACTTGAAGTATTGGTATTATTTGTAGTCGCCGGTTTCGTTGGCTTTATCTGGAAGTCGATCGCGATCAAGGATCATGCAGTTTATTTGGCCAAACAGGTTTGCAACAAAGAAAACCTGCAGCTGCTAAATGCAACTGTTAGCCAGCAGCGCTGCTGGATACAGCGAGACCAAAAGAGCGGCCGTTTAATGTTTGGGCGCTTGTATGAATTTGAGTTTTCTGGTGATGGCCAAGAGCGCCGTAAAGGCTGGATGACTATGGGTGGTATGGCGTTAGAAAGTATTCACCTTGAGCCTTGGAAAGAAGGTTATATTCCTCCCAAAGCCGGTGGTTCACCCTTTAGCTGA
- a CDS encoding lysophospholipid acyltransferase family protein: MQRTIFDTPIVNNIFRGLSRLGLKLAGWKLEGKAPASEKYVVIAAPHTSNWDFPLTIAMAFLFEMKIYWMGKDALFNGPMGPMMRWLGGIPVERKAKHGLVQQVVDQFAIHQQLIVVIPPEGTRSKVSKWKSGFYHVAHGASVPIALGYLDFQRKRGGFGPLFETTGDYEKDLIEIQKFYAEIKGKRPDQF; this comes from the coding sequence ATGCAGCGCACTATTTTTGATACTCCCATTGTAAACAACATCTTCCGTGGTTTATCGCGCCTCGGGCTCAAACTGGCTGGCTGGAAACTGGAAGGCAAAGCACCCGCCTCTGAAAAATACGTGGTGATCGCCGCGCCTCACACCAGCAACTGGGACTTCCCACTGACCATTGCCATGGCTTTCCTATTCGAGATGAAAATCTACTGGATGGGCAAAGACGCTTTGTTCAACGGCCCAATGGGACCGATGATGAGGTGGCTCGGCGGAATACCGGTTGAGCGCAAAGCAAAACATGGTTTAGTACAACAGGTTGTCGATCAATTCGCTATTCACCAGCAACTGATCGTAGTGATTCCACCAGAAGGTACTCGCAGTAAAGTATCCAAATGGAAGAGCGGTTTTTACCACGTCGCCCATGGTGCCAGCGTACCGATTGCTTTGGGGTATCTGGATTTCCAGCGTAAACGTGGCGGATTCGGCCCTTTGTTTGAAACCACCGGTGATTACGAAAAAGATTTGATAGAAATTCAGAAGTTTTACGCTGAAATTAAAGGCAAGCGGCCTGATCAGTTCTAA
- a CDS encoding winged helix-turn-helix domain-containing protein — MYPLAYDIAKDFLERHTGDNTLIQFEQVALEAERFSCSERVYRRVITQLIDLKIIEKNGRNITVKDIDKLLRFIHSHEKK, encoded by the coding sequence ATGTATCCTCTAGCTTACGACATTGCCAAAGACTTTCTGGAAAGACACACCGGTGATAACACACTCATACAATTCGAGCAGGTAGCACTTGAAGCTGAAAGATTTAGCTGTTCAGAAAGAGTCTATCGGCGGGTTATTACTCAATTAATCGATTTAAAAATTATTGAAAAAAATGGAAGAAATATCACGGTAAAAGATATTGATAAACTTTTACGGTTTATTCATAGCCACGAAAAGAAATAA
- a CDS encoding phosphorylase family protein, which yields MTAHINAQPDNFSETVPMPSDPLRAKYIAETYLQHVREVTNVRNMLGFTGTYKGKPVSVMGHGMGIPSVAIYAHELIHFYG from the coding sequence ATGACCGCCCACATCAATGCTCAGCCTGACAATTTTTCAGAAACAGTACCAATGCCTAGCGACCCTCTACGTGCAAAATATATTGCAGAAACCTATCTGCAACATGTGCGAGAAGTGACCAATGTACGAAATATGCTGGGATTTACCGGTACTTATAAAGGCAAGCCTGTTTCAGTGATGGGTCATGGAATGGGTATTCCTTCAGTGGCTATTTATGCCCATGAATTAATCCATTTTTATGGGTAA
- a CDS encoding cyclic nucleotide-binding domain-containing protein, with the protein MTIERLAKQGHQLICQWVNQQDFARKTFDTGDFLLRQGQLNKHLLWVEHSVCHVNYTAANGRRFSYGKAMVANRLFGEIELLTSGPNQFDVRCDNEISAILVPVPELTALL; encoded by the coding sequence ATGACAATAGAACGGCTTGCAAAACAGGGTCATCAGCTGATTTGTCAGTGGGTTAACCAACAAGACTTTGCCAGAAAAACATTTGATACCGGAGATTTTTTGTTACGGCAGGGCCAATTGAACAAACATCTTTTGTGGGTTGAGCATAGTGTCTGTCATGTCAACTATACTGCAGCAAATGGTCGCCGATTTAGTTATGGCAAAGCGATGGTTGCAAACCGCTTATTTGGTGAGATCGAGTTGCTCACTAGTGGTCCCAACCAGTTTGACGTCCGCTGTGATAACGAAATATCAGCGATTTTAGTACCCGTACCTGAGCTAACAGCATTACTTTAA